The following proteins come from a genomic window of Flavobacteriales bacterium:
- a CDS encoding saccharopine dehydrogenase NADP-binding domain-containing protein has translation MRKILILGAGRSASSLIHYLITHADKQEWRITVGDKDAAQAQRMVHEGPAVAQGTALDALDAEARASLIARHDLIISMLPAFMHMDVLKDCLALGKHVITPSYVPDALWPMDAAFKAKGLIVLNEMGLDPGIDHMSAMRILDRIRAEGGRMEAFESHCGGLVAPESDDNPWGYKFSWNPRNVILAGQGGAAKYIRDGQVKYIPYHRLFTDTVRISVKDLGEFDAYANRDSLKYRKAYGLEEIPTLLRGTLRKAGYCEAWNTFVQLGCTDDSYAMELPATATYNDYLDSFLPHAAGRDTRTMLAETLGLDPKGEVMAKLDWLDLFSDKTVGAVGLSPAATLQRLLEEKWKLGTDDKDLVVMWHRFRFSIEGQHQELQASLGVIGQDQTHTAMARTVGLPIAMACKLVLNGKLEDRGVLLPLKPAIYDPILNELEKHGIVFREEEIEA, from the coding sequence ATGCGCAAGATCCTCATCCTCGGCGCGGGCCGCAGCGCCTCGTCGCTCATCCATTACCTGATCACCCACGCCGACAAGCAGGAGTGGCGAATCACCGTAGGGGATAAGGATGCGGCGCAGGCCCAGCGAATGGTGCATGAAGGGCCCGCCGTGGCGCAGGGAACGGCGCTCGATGCCCTGGATGCCGAAGCAAGGGCCAGCCTCATCGCGCGGCACGACCTCATCATCAGCATGCTGCCCGCTTTCATGCACATGGATGTGCTGAAGGACTGCCTCGCCCTGGGCAAGCACGTGATCACCCCCAGCTATGTGCCCGATGCGCTCTGGCCGATGGATGCAGCGTTCAAAGCGAAGGGACTGATCGTGCTCAACGAGATGGGCCTCGATCCCGGCATAGACCACATGAGCGCCATGCGGATCCTGGATCGCATCCGCGCGGAGGGCGGCCGAATGGAAGCCTTCGAGAGCCATTGCGGCGGGCTCGTTGCACCCGAGAGCGACGACAATCCGTGGGGCTACAAGTTCAGTTGGAACCCGCGCAACGTGATCCTGGCCGGACAAGGCGGCGCCGCCAAGTACATTCGCGATGGGCAGGTGAAGTATATCCCCTACCACCGCCTCTTCACCGATACGGTGCGCATCAGCGTGAAGGACCTGGGCGAATTCGATGCCTATGCCAACCGCGATTCGCTCAAATACCGCAAGGCATACGGTCTGGAGGAGATCCCCACCTTGCTGCGCGGCACCCTGCGCAAGGCCGGCTACTGCGAGGCCTGGAACACCTTCGTGCAACTGGGCTGCACCGACGACAGCTACGCGATGGAGCTGCCTGCCACCGCCACCTACAACGACTACCTCGATTCCTTCCTGCCACACGCCGCCGGACGCGACACGCGGACCATGCTCGCTGAAACACTGGGCCTGGACCCGAAGGGCGAGGTGATGGCGAAGCTCGATTGGCTTGATCTGTTCTCGGACAAGACCGTCGGCGCTGTGGGCCTCTCCCCTGCCGCCACCTTACAGCGCCTGCTGGAAGAAAAATGGAAGCTCGGCACCGACGACAAGGACCTCGTGGTGATGTGGCACCGCTTCCGCTTCAGCATCGAAGGGCAGCACCAGGAATTGCAGGCCTCGCTCGGCGTTATCGGTCAGGACCAAACGCACACCGCCATGGCCCGCACCGTGGGACTGCCCATTGCCATGGCGTGCAAGCTGGTGCTCAACGGCAAGCTCGAGGACCGTGGCGTGCTGCTTCCGCTGAAGCCGGCCATCTACGACCCCATCCTCAACGAACTGGAGAAGCACGGCATCGTGTTCCGGGAGGAAGAGATTGAAGCGTGA
- a CDS encoding DUF4476 domain-containing protein — protein sequence MSKLSALLLAALMAPVAAFSQTCDLVFFTDDGAKFTLIIDGDVKNAAPASRVVATGIRNETPLCVVKFEDQSIPDVKQSGWFTMGKESTILITTNKKGQRVFRPQGEAELGTAARSEPAKPKPTEFVEDKPAQTRPANTVQQDVAVGGVQQSTSVTVVEEGGGTGTGENVNMSIGINGVGINMNVGVTDGTTNQTTRTTTTTRTTTTTTTTGTVNADPIAPVSKPAAKPAPVEEPYRMPGYSGPVGCPMHMSGTEFADAKKSIESKGFEETKLTLAKQIGRDRCFTTEQVKAIMGVFSFEESKLDFAKFAYDRTHDIGNYYKVNDAFSFSSSIDDLNEFIQSR from the coding sequence ATGAGCAAGCTCTCCGCTCTTCTCCTCGCCGCCTTGATGGCCCCTGTGGCGGCTTTCTCCCAGACCTGCGACCTGGTGTTCTTCACTGACGATGGCGCCAAGTTCACCCTCATCATCGATGGCGACGTGAAGAACGCGGCGCCTGCCTCACGCGTTGTGGCCACCGGCATCCGCAACGAGACGCCCCTCTGCGTGGTGAAATTCGAGGACCAGTCGATTCCTGATGTGAAGCAGAGCGGCTGGTTCACTATGGGCAAGGAGAGCACGATCCTGATCACCACCAACAAGAAGGGCCAGCGCGTATTCCGTCCGCAGGGAGAAGCCGAATTGGGCACGGCTGCTCGATCCGAGCCGGCAAAGCCGAAGCCCACCGAGTTCGTGGAGGACAAGCCCGCGCAAACAAGGCCCGCCAACACGGTGCAGCAGGATGTGGCCGTGGGTGGAGTGCAGCAGTCGACCTCGGTCACCGTGGTGGAGGAAGGCGGCGGCACCGGCACCGGGGAGAATGTGAACATGAGCATCGGCATCAACGGCGTGGGCATCAACATGAACGTGGGCGTGACCGACGGCACCACCAACCAGACCACGCGCACCACGACCACCACGCGCACCACCACGACCACTACCACCACGGGCACCGTTAACGCCGATCCGATTGCGCCAGTCAGCAAACCGGCCGCGAAGCCTGCACCCGTGGAAGAGCCCTACCGCATGCCCGGCTACAGCGGACCCGTGGGCTGTCCCATGCACATGAGCGGAACCGAGTTCGCCGATGCGAAGAAGAGCATCGAGAGCAAGGGCTTCGAGGAGACCAAGCTCACCCTGGCCAAGCAGATCGGTCGTGATCGTTGCTTCACCACCGAGCAGGTGAAGGCCATCATGGGCGTTTTCAGCTTCGAGGAGAGCAAGCTCGATTTCGCCAAGTTCGCCTACGATCGCACGCACGACATCGGCAATTACTACAAGGTGAACGACGCCTTCTCCTTCAGCAGCAGCATCGACGACCTCAACGAATTCATCCAATCGCGCTAA
- a CDS encoding LPP20 family lipoprotein: MRIHRTLMFSLSAAVLAGSLASCKSKKKQAEAKPDPTGETEVVIPCSGPEFFTDNKVFRANNLGESMDQATSKKKAMSNARADLAAAINTRVKAVIDNYVNSREMQNREEVGERYEALAREVVDQQLTGVKTICEKMMRVNATGNYKTYVAIELSAQELLAAYNERLSNDERLRIDYDYEKFKETFEKEMENMKK, translated from the coding sequence ATGCGTATCCACCGAACCCTGATGTTCAGCCTCTCTGCCGCAGTGCTCGCTGGCAGCCTGGCCTCGTGCAAGAGCAAGAAGAAGCAAGCCGAGGCGAAGCCCGACCCCACGGGCGAGACCGAAGTGGTGATCCCTTGCTCCGGCCCTGAGTTCTTCACGGATAACAAGGTCTTCCGCGCCAACAACCTGGGTGAGAGCATGGATCAGGCCACCAGCAAGAAGAAGGCGATGAGCAATGCCCGCGCCGACCTGGCCGCCGCGATCAACACCCGCGTGAAGGCCGTGATCGACAACTACGTGAACAGCCGCGAGATGCAGAACCGCGAGGAGGTCGGGGAGCGCTATGAGGCCCTGGCCCGCGAAGTGGTGGATCAGCAGCTCACTGGCGTAAAGACCATCTGCGAGAAGATGATGCGCGTGAACGCTACCGGCAACTACAAGACCTACGTGGCCATCGAGCTCAGCGCCCAGGAATTGCTCGCGGCCTACAACGAGCGCCTCAGCAACGATGAGCGCCTGCGGATCGACTACGACTACGAGAAGTTCAAGGAGACCTTCGAGAAGGAGATGGAGAACATGAAGAAGTAA
- a CDS encoding LPP20 family lipoprotein codes for MRRAALIAALAFAACKGSQQAQAPPPSPPPDTRPEWVRSRPVSSAYYIGIGLGTKARGDAQDVARKNALDQLAQEISVRVEGNSLLFTADGRNRFDETFTSTIRTTSTEQLEGYEAVDTWESPTEVWMYYRLSKSEHARLKAERKAKAIATALDLHQRSRASIAAGNLREAVDQDLRALIAMKAYWGENDLAELDGKQMPLANEVFAHLQGLTSGIRLALLPERIDLDYASHFRREVMITASYSANGRAKDLPQLPLRITYAGLDGAVAEQKNTDAEGRLRTSVQRAAVAMSGNELVVSPDMDALVSKDLEPDVVKALVGSLSVSQARAPISVRMPRVHMRTNEVNLGVPVGDAGLGAVLREELTRHGFRMVDRGTESDLLLQLTCSTRSGGEANGFHTAFLDASWSFRDRKTGEAVKEGVKQNVKGIQLNAEKAGLDAYKKAAQDVRNEIVPSIMNAMQ; via the coding sequence ATGAGGCGCGCCGCCTTGATCGCGGCCCTGGCATTCGCGGCCTGTAAAGGCAGCCAGCAGGCCCAAGCGCCGCCGCCTTCCCCTCCCCCGGACACCCGTCCTGAGTGGGTCCGATCGCGACCGGTCAGCAGCGCCTATTACATCGGCATAGGGCTGGGCACCAAGGCACGGGGCGATGCCCAGGATGTGGCCCGCAAGAATGCGCTGGATCAGCTGGCGCAGGAGATCAGCGTGCGCGTCGAGGGCAACAGCCTGCTCTTCACCGCCGATGGCCGGAATCGCTTCGACGAGACCTTCACGAGCACCATCCGCACCACGTCCACCGAGCAGCTCGAGGGCTACGAAGCGGTTGACACCTGGGAGAGCCCCACTGAGGTCTGGATGTATTATCGGCTCTCGAAGAGCGAGCATGCGCGTCTCAAGGCCGAACGGAAGGCGAAGGCGATCGCCACCGCGCTCGACCTGCATCAGCGCTCGCGGGCCAGCATCGCTGCCGGCAACCTGCGCGAGGCCGTTGATCAGGACCTAAGGGCCCTGATCGCCATGAAGGCTTATTGGGGCGAGAACGACCTGGCTGAGCTGGATGGCAAGCAGATGCCCTTGGCGAACGAGGTCTTCGCGCACCTGCAAGGGTTGACCTCCGGTATCCGCCTTGCGCTGCTGCCAGAGCGCATCGACCTCGATTATGCCAGCCACTTCCGCAGGGAGGTGATGATCACGGCGAGCTACAGCGCGAATGGGCGCGCGAAGGACCTTCCGCAACTGCCGCTGCGCATCACCTACGCCGGCCTCGATGGCGCGGTGGCCGAGCAGAAGAACACCGACGCCGAAGGCCGATTGCGCACCAGCGTGCAGCGTGCGGCCGTGGCGATGAGCGGCAATGAGCTGGTGGTGAGCCCTGACATGGACGCGTTGGTGAGCAAGGACCTGGAGCCCGATGTGGTGAAGGCCCTGGTCGGGAGCCTGAGCGTGTCACAGGCCCGAGCGCCGATCAGCGTGCGCATGCCCCGCGTGCACATGCGGACCAACGAGGTGAATCTGGGCGTTCCTGTAGGCGATGCCGGCCTCGGCGCCGTGCTCCGGGAAGAGCTTACGCGCCATGGGTTCCGCATGGTCGATCGCGGAACGGAGTCCGATCTGCTCCTCCAGCTCACCTGCAGCACCCGGAGCGGGGGCGAGGCCAACGGCTTCCATACGGCTTTCCTCGACGCCAGTTGGAGCTTCCGTGACCGGAAGACCGGTGAGGCCGTGAAAGAGGGTGTGAAACAGAACGTGAAGGGCATCCAGCTGAATGCGGAGAAAGCGGGCCTCGATGCCTATAAGAAGGCTGCGCAGGATGTGCGGAACGAGATCGTGCCATCGATCATGAATGCCATGCAATAG
- a CDS encoding DUF423 domain-containing protein → MNVNRIIALGAAFLMLAVGLGAFGAHGLQSRIGPEQLGTWRIAVEYHFYHALGLLLLAALEPRIGNRPIKWVVALLVSGILLFSGSLYLLSTKDLLGLEGALPVLGPITPLGGICFLAGWLVLFITASRQGDRR, encoded by the coding sequence ATGAACGTGAACCGCATCATCGCCCTCGGCGCTGCTTTCCTGATGCTGGCCGTTGGGCTCGGAGCCTTCGGAGCACATGGCCTTCAAAGCCGGATCGGCCCGGAACAGCTCGGCACTTGGCGTATCGCGGTTGAGTATCACTTCTACCATGCTCTTGGACTTCTGCTCCTGGCCGCCTTGGAGCCGCGCATCGGAAACCGGCCAATCAAATGGGTGGTGGCGCTCTTGGTTTCGGGCATCCTGCTCTTCAGTGGCTCCTTGTACCTGTTGAGCACCAAGGACTTGCTGGGTCTGGAAGGCGCGCTACCGGTGCTCGGGCCAATCACACCTCTAGGTGGAATATGCTTCTTGGCCGGCTGGCTCGTCCTGTTCATAACCGCTTCACGGCAAGGTGACCGGCGTTAG
- the pckA gene encoding phosphoenolpyruvate carboxykinase (ATP) — protein MNDFGNKPNNADLSKLGLKRVGDVYWNLEPAELVEHVLVNGQGVLADTGALAIDTGEFTGRSPKDKFTVKDAKTEGTVLWGDVNIPVTTEAFDKLHEKLCAYLQGRDVYVKDAYACADPTYRLSLRVVAELPYSAMFASNMFLRPSLDELEGFSPEWNIICAPGFTANGPADGVRQHNFAAIDFSRRMILIGGTGYTGEIKKGIFTVLNYVLPQERGVLSMHCSANIGKDGDTAVFFGLSGTGKTTLSADPDRRLIGDDEHGWSDQGVFNFEGGCYAKCIDLSKEKEPQIWDAIKFGSILENINFTEGTSTVDFADKSKTENTRVSYPIHHIANIAEPSVGGHPKNIFFLTCDAYGVLPPISSLTPGQAMYHFISGYTAKVAGTEAGVTEPQSTFSACFGKAFLPLHPAKYADMLGEKMKQHNARVWLVNTGWSGGAYGTGERMKLKFTRAMIGAALRGDLDKVDYKEHPVFGVSCPMSCPDVPAEILDPRNTWKDKGAYDAAAEKLARQFNDNFNKYKDGCSAETLAAAPRTAVKA, from the coding sequence ATGAACGACTTCGGTAACAAACCGAACAATGCCGATCTCTCGAAGCTCGGCCTGAAACGCGTGGGCGACGTCTATTGGAACCTGGAGCCCGCCGAGTTGGTGGAGCACGTGCTCGTGAATGGGCAAGGCGTGCTGGCCGACACCGGAGCCCTGGCCATCGACACCGGCGAATTCACCGGCCGCAGCCCCAAGGACAAATTCACCGTGAAGGATGCCAAGACCGAGGGGACCGTGTTGTGGGGCGATGTGAACATCCCGGTTACCACCGAGGCATTCGACAAGCTGCATGAGAAGCTCTGTGCCTACCTGCAGGGCCGCGATGTGTACGTGAAGGACGCTTACGCCTGCGCCGATCCGACCTACCGACTGAGCCTGCGGGTGGTGGCCGAGCTGCCCTACAGCGCCATGTTCGCCAGCAACATGTTCCTTCGGCCCAGCCTCGATGAGCTCGAAGGATTCTCGCCCGAGTGGAACATCATCTGCGCCCCAGGCTTCACCGCAAATGGCCCAGCCGACGGCGTCCGCCAGCACAACTTCGCAGCGATCGACTTCAGCCGTAGGATGATCCTCATCGGCGGCACCGGCTACACCGGCGAGATCAAGAAGGGCATCTTCACCGTGCTCAACTACGTGCTGCCCCAAGAGCGCGGCGTGCTCAGCATGCACTGCAGCGCCAACATCGGCAAGGATGGAGATACCGCTGTGTTCTTCGGATTGAGCGGCACCGGCAAGACCACCCTCAGCGCGGACCCGGACCGCCGGTTGATCGGAGATGATGAGCATGGCTGGAGCGATCAGGGCGTCTTCAACTTCGAGGGCGGCTGCTACGCCAAGTGCATCGACCTGAGCAAGGAGAAGGAGCCCCAGATCTGGGATGCGATCAAGTTCGGCTCGATCCTCGAGAACATCAACTTCACCGAAGGCACCTCCACGGTCGATTTCGCTGACAAGAGCAAGACTGAGAACACGCGCGTCAGCTACCCGATTCACCACATCGCCAACATCGCCGAGCCCAGCGTGGGCGGTCATCCGAAGAACATCTTCTTCCTCACCTGCGATGCTTACGGCGTGCTGCCCCCGATCAGCAGCCTTACGCCCGGCCAGGCCATGTACCACTTCATCAGCGGATACACCGCAAAGGTGGCGGGCACCGAGGCGGGCGTCACCGAGCCGCAGAGCACCTTCAGCGCCTGTTTCGGCAAGGCCTTCCTCCCGCTGCACCCGGCCAAGTACGCCGACATGCTCGGTGAGAAGATGAAGCAGCACAACGCCCGCGTGTGGCTGGTGAACACCGGCTGGAGCGGTGGCGCTTATGGCACCGGAGAGCGCATGAAACTGAAGTTCACGCGTGCCATGATCGGTGCAGCGCTGCGTGGCGATCTGGACAAGGTGGATTACAAGGAGCACCCGGTCTTCGGTGTGAGCTGCCCGATGAGCTGCCCCGACGTGCCTGCTGAGATCCTCGACCCGCGCAACACGTGGAAGGACAAAGGGGCGTACGACGCCGCCGCCGAGAAGCTGGCCAGGCAGTTCAACGACAACTTCAACAAGTACAAGGATGGCTGCAGCGCCGAGACCCTCGCCGCTGCTCCGCGTACCGCAGTGAAGGCTTGA
- a CDS encoding acyl-CoA reductase: protein MEGLQHRTASLAQLGEVMRALGGAAPWPGHGVGLAEAEYNELDAAIRRAKQHNGWFTEENVRHAFSAWGHALAKAGISEWLAPYPDVAEPNRAERCIGLILAGNVPLVGLHDALCVLITGHRARIKCSAQEPELIPALIRALDQFMPGTAGRLLVVPTRLGEVDALIATGSDNTSRYFDHYFGHLPRIVRKNRVSIALLDGSETDEQLAALGEDVFRYFGLGCRNVSKLLVPRGFDLDRIFKAFFPWSAIVHHNKYGNNYDYTRALWMLDRVPFLENGFVLLKEDAALASPVAALFYQRYDSKEEAIAYIEANRQKLQCVVARDGIAFGEAQHPALSDYADGVDTLRFLLGLR from the coding sequence ATGGAAGGACTTCAGCATAGGACCGCATCGCTAGCGCAGCTGGGCGAGGTGATGCGCGCACTCGGCGGGGCAGCGCCATGGCCCGGGCATGGAGTTGGGCTGGCCGAGGCGGAGTACAATGAACTGGATGCCGCGATCCGCCGGGCGAAGCAGCATAACGGATGGTTCACGGAGGAGAATGTGCGCCATGCGTTCAGCGCTTGGGGCCATGCGCTGGCAAAGGCCGGCATCTCAGAATGGCTGGCTCCGTACCCGGACGTGGCGGAGCCGAACCGGGCGGAACGATGCATCGGGCTGATCCTGGCGGGCAACGTACCCCTCGTGGGTCTGCATGATGCGCTCTGCGTCCTCATCACCGGCCACCGCGCGCGCATCAAGTGCTCCGCGCAGGAACCGGAGCTGATCCCGGCGCTGATCCGTGCGCTCGACCAGTTCATGCCGGGCACGGCCGGACGCCTCCTTGTCGTCCCGACCAGGCTCGGTGAGGTGGACGCGCTGATCGCTACCGGAAGCGACAACACCTCACGGTACTTCGATCATTACTTCGGGCACCTGCCGCGCATCGTCCGCAAGAACCGCGTGAGCATCGCGCTGCTCGATGGCTCCGAGACCGACGAGCAATTGGCCGCATTGGGCGAGGATGTGTTCCGCTATTTCGGCCTGGGATGCCGCAACGTGAGCAAATTGCTGGTGCCGCGCGGCTTCGACCTCGACCGGATTTTCAAGGCCTTCTTCCCTTGGTCCGCGATCGTGCATCACAACAAGTACGGCAACAACTACGACTACACGCGCGCGCTGTGGATGCTCGACCGGGTGCCCTTCCTCGAGAACGGCTTCGTGCTCCTGAAAGAGGATGCTGCTCTGGCCAGCCCGGTTGCGGCACTATTCTACCAGCGTTACGACAGCAAGGAAGAGGCGATCGCATACATCGAGGCCAATCGGCAGAAGCTCCAGTGCGTGGTGGCGCGCGATGGCATCGCCTTCGGGGAGGCCCAGCACCCGGCCCTCAGCGATTACGCCGATGGCGTGGACACCCTGCGCTTCCTGCTCGGGCTGCGCTGA
- a CDS encoding DUF962 domain-containing protein, protein MRKSIQQWFDLYGESHQDPTNKLIHWVCVPTIFFCVVGLIASIPPDQLPYIGRVPWAKLTVGLLVIGFYLPRSFAIAVGMALWGYACLWLSKFVIDEAPWPLWLVSLVLFAVAWIGQFIGHRIEGKKPSFLTDLQFLLIGPAWLMSFIYRRVGIPY, encoded by the coding sequence ATGCGTAAATCCATCCAGCAATGGTTCGACCTGTACGGCGAGAGCCATCAGGACCCCACGAACAAGCTCATCCATTGGGTCTGCGTGCCCACGATCTTCTTCTGCGTGGTCGGGCTGATCGCTTCGATCCCGCCCGATCAATTGCCGTACATCGGCCGCGTCCCTTGGGCGAAGCTCACCGTCGGGCTGTTGGTGATCGGCTTTTACCTGCCTCGCTCATTCGCGATTGCCGTCGGCATGGCTCTCTGGGGCTATGCTTGCCTCTGGCTCTCGAAGTTCGTGATCGACGAAGCGCCCTGGCCGCTCTGGCTCGTCAGCCTCGTGCTATTCGCGGTTGCGTGGATCGGTCAGTTCATCGGTCATCGGATAGAGGGCAAGAAGCCCAGCTTCCTCACCGACCTCCAATTCCTGCTGATCGGCCCGGCATGGCTCATGAGCTTCATCTACCGCCGGGTTGGCATCCCGTACTGA
- a CDS encoding type B 50S ribosomal protein L31: MKKGIHPENYRTVVFKDMSNEYMFIGKSCAATKESMKWEDGNEYPLVKLDISHTSHPFYTGKMMLVDTAGRVDKFNKRYAKHSAKKAE; encoded by the coding sequence ATGAAGAAAGGCATCCACCCCGAGAACTACCGCACGGTGGTTTTCAAGGACATGAGCAACGAGTACATGTTCATCGGCAAGAGCTGCGCCGCCACCAAAGAGAGCATGAAGTGGGAGGATGGCAACGAGTACCCGCTCGTGAAGCTCGACATCAGCCATACCAGCCACCCCTTCTACACCGGCAAGATGATGCTGGTGGACACCGCAGGGCGGGTTGATAAATTCAACAAGCGCTACGCGAAGCACTCGGCGAAGAAGGCCGAATAA
- a CDS encoding OmpA family protein, with product MIMAATAHAQPNPEPIALSASTRQQLDRLTRIDWRNARFGVDGGAEQDKYLAVYYYVRSQRQELERQLRADLLPLSGIDLFAADELPPGRTEPINSTCGTVFDQDNYLCALDLRLADTSGGLGADPSFAVAWRTAMTGPEPSAPAAPERSAEQPIRIRKRDRWLKQELDAINQRIDRMDQRRELWELRDRMEDIEDRITGLEIDVREVRDGSSDNPSANLATLTGRNITVRFERNSVALEPDQRVLLNEVFEQLARAPQDKVLITGYTDRSGDPARNLWLSEQRAKAVRSYLLARGINGDRLLVNYYGDSRSLGRDPGERRVELEWLR from the coding sequence ATGATCATGGCGGCCACGGCTCATGCACAGCCCAACCCTGAGCCGATCGCGTTGAGCGCGAGCACGCGCCAGCAGCTCGATCGCCTCACCCGGATCGATTGGCGCAACGCAAGGTTCGGCGTTGATGGCGGCGCCGAGCAGGACAAGTACCTCGCCGTGTACTATTACGTGCGCAGCCAGCGGCAGGAGCTGGAGCGGCAATTGCGCGCCGACCTGCTCCCCTTGAGCGGGATCGACCTGTTCGCGGCAGATGAGCTCCCGCCCGGCAGGACCGAGCCGATCAACAGCACCTGCGGTACCGTGTTCGATCAGGACAATTACCTCTGCGCACTGGACCTTCGACTGGCGGACACCAGCGGCGGGCTAGGCGCTGATCCTTCGTTCGCCGTCGCTTGGCGCACCGCGATGACAGGCCCTGAGCCATCGGCCCCCGCCGCTCCTGAGCGCTCCGCTGAGCAGCCGATCCGCATCCGCAAGCGCGACCGATGGCTCAAGCAGGAGCTCGACGCCATCAACCAGCGGATCGATCGCATGGATCAGCGCCGCGAGCTCTGGGAGCTGCGCGACCGCATGGAGGACATCGAGGACCGCATCACCGGGCTTGAGATCGATGTGAGGGAGGTGCGCGACGGCAGCAGCGACAATCCCTCGGCGAACCTCGCCACGCTCACCGGACGCAACATCACGGTGCGCTTCGAGCGGAACAGCGTTGCGCTCGAGCCCGATCAGCGCGTGCTGCTCAATGAGGTCTTCGAGCAGTTGGCACGCGCACCGCAGGACAAAGTGCTCATCACAGGCTACACCGATCGCAGCGGCGATCCGGCGCGCAACCTCTGGCTCAGCGAGCAGCGCGCGAAAGCCGTGCGCAGCTACCTGCTCGCGCGCGGCATCAATGGCGACCGCCTGCTGGTGAATTACTACGGCGACAGCCGAAGCCTGGGCCGGGATCCCGGCGAGCGGCGCGTGGAGCTGGAGTGGCTGCGCTGA
- a CDS encoding 4Fe-4S dicluster domain-containing protein, which yields MAIMITDECINCGACEPECPNNAIYEGGAEWRLADGTALHGPQTTPTGNSYDADAANSPKAMDVYYIVSDKCTECTGFHDEPQCAAVCPVDCCVDDPDHRETKEQLLAKKEFMHL from the coding sequence ATGGCCATCATGATCACCGACGAATGCATCAATTGCGGTGCATGCGAACCAGAATGCCCCAATAATGCCATTTACGAGGGCGGGGCTGAATGGCGGCTGGCCGATGGCACCGCGCTGCACGGGCCTCAGACCACCCCCACCGGGAACAGCTATGATGCCGATGCGGCCAACTCGCCCAAAGCAATGGACGTGTACTACATCGTGAGCGACAAGTGCACCGAATGCACCGGCTTCCATGACGAGCCGCAATGCGCCGCCGTGTGCCCGGTGGATTGCTGCGTGGACGACCCTGACCACCGCGAGACCAAGGAGCAGCTATTGGCGAAGAAGGAGTTCATGCACCTCTAG
- a CDS encoding DinB family protein yields MNNRQRPAASEIAAYYHRYLQRCEGEDLIIALQLAGERFERITGNLGESLGDHRYAEDKWSIKEVIQHLIDCERVFAYRALRFARNDSIELAGFDEDAYAPASQAGRRSLASLRAEHDAVRSSTIALFNSFTAEMLLREGTANGNRFSVRALGWAIAGHELHHLDVITERYLPHA; encoded by the coding sequence ATGAACAACCGCCAGCGACCTGCCGCGAGCGAGATTGCCGCGTATTACCATCGATATCTGCAACGGTGCGAGGGTGAGGACCTGATCATCGCGCTTCAGCTCGCCGGTGAACGATTCGAACGGATCACCGGCAACCTGGGTGAGTCGCTGGGCGATCACCGGTACGCGGAGGACAAATGGTCCATCAAGGAAGTGATCCAGCACTTGATCGATTGCGAACGTGTATTCGCCTACCGTGCCCTGCGGTTCGCACGGAACGATTCGATCGAACTGGCCGGCTTCGATGAGGATGCCTACGCGCCCGCATCCCAGGCCGGCCGCAGGAGCCTGGCCAGCCTCCGCGCGGAGCATGATGCCGTACGTTCGTCGACCATCGCGCTATTCAACAGCTTCACGGCGGAAATGCTCCTTCGCGAAGGCACCGCCAATGGAAACCGATTCTCAGTGCGCGCCCTCGGCTGGGCCATCGCCGGGCACGAGCTCCATCACCTCGATGTGATCACCGAACGCTACCTCCCCCATGCGTAA